In a genomic window of Echeneis naucrates chromosome 4, fEcheNa1.1, whole genome shotgun sequence:
- the pdgfra gene encoding platelet-derived growth factor receptor alpha — protein sequence MNGAKTLVVFGGVLVMLVSVTCELSSPTIVSDQREFILQRDSVFNISCTGKRTVMWAEPLPENAFVLPGYYTATLFIYNATVENTGYYMCVYEEGLETDTDDENKAVIYVFVPDPQVPFVPETPENLAVPMEPTGVTISCRVSDPYLHVVLRSVPSGEEMLAYYDNRMGFFRNLAPGQYQCETAVNGQMVRSLIYTVKTEAPAEMEDFDVEVKASQENVKAGQSFNIMCIAPLGPGFQQQWLHPKKQAMEATQTKQILPNLVIYTLSIQHATSQDSGTYECSVTSEISGKVKASSVAVIVFDENSFVTLDHSGIQTMESISLMEETEYIILINGHPAPKVTWLKDGKGMQENFYVHTKTSHLEGNWYQSILTLRQPLEKDSGNYTITALSGSRSAQFSFILEVKAPTAVMFPPSSAPVLLPQEDELVVPLHSPFTLTCRGGARLAWDTPLYLPENTQEDNSGVFVTTITVDSATAMHTGYYVCFYSGNSTEETEDSKIYIYVPDPDVPFVPSPVPFGNHVLSGHEEMEIHCRVSNPNANVTLINVDTQQPVPSFYDSKRGALGVFTAGTYMCKALINGEEHYSEEYIVHGWTGGSGLHVELTARRTALLVGDTITVTCLARGSEILEDHWKYPGKLANRAIKTVHENKRDQEILYTLTIPQASTKDSGIYTCSITDVITNENQTKHQVISVFATEFMSVQPRFRQYESAELDEVREFRAEISSFPTARVTWLKDGIPFSDLTAEISTSLRQLSETSYMSILTLIRAKEEDSGNYTMRVENGNQSQDIGLILEVKVPAVIVDLMDIHHGSATGQAVVCITRGQPIPVVEWFVCKNIKHCANDSASWSPLLTNSTEISVDSHIDEDNNLESQVMFGHLENTLAVRCLARNEMAAVSREVKLVSNGPHPELTVAAAVLVLLVIVIISLIVLVVIWKQKPRYEIRWRVIESVSPDGHEYIYVDPMQLPYDSRWEFPRDRLVLGRILGSGAFGKVVEGTAYGLSRSQPVMKVAVKMLKPTARSSEKQALMSELKIMTHLGPHLNIVNLLGACTKSGPIYIITEYCFYGDLVNYLHKNRENFLSLNPEKNKKKLDIFGINPADESSRSYVILSFESKGDYMDMKQADNTQYVPMLEMSNTSKYSDIQRSNYDHPPVQKGSSDGEIETLLSDDTNEGLTTTDLLSFTYQVAKGMEFLASKNCVHRDLAARNVLLSQGKIVKICDFGLARDIMHDNNYVSKGSTFLPVKWMAPESIFDNLYTTLSDVWSYGILLWEIFSLGGTPYPGMVVDSSFYNKIKSGYRMSKPEHAPHDVYDMMMKCWNSEPEKRPSFLGLSETVASLLPSSYKRHYERVNHEFLKSDHPAVTRVCMENDAYIGITYKNQGKLKDRESSFDEQRLSSDSGYIIPLPDLDPISDEEYGKRNRHSSQTSEESAIETGSSSSTFAKREGETLEDITLLDEMCLDCSDLVEDSFL from the exons ATGAATGGGGCGAAGACGTTGGTCGTCTTTGGGGGGGTTTTGGTGATGCTGGTTTCAG TTACCTGCGAACTGTCGTCACCGACCATCGTGTCTGACCAGAGGGAGTTCATCCTGCAGCGGGACTCCGTCTTTAACATCAGCTGCACCGGGAAGAGGACCGTGATGTGGGCTGAACCGCTGCCAGAAAACGCCTTTGTTCTTCCAGGATACTACACGGCCACACTCTTCATTTACAACGCCACTGTAGAAAACACCGGCTATTACATGTGTGTCTATGAAGAGGGGCTGGAGACTGACACTGACGACGAGAACAAAGCTGTGATTTATGTTTTCGTGCCAG ATCCTCAGGTCCCATTTGTTCCGGAGACCCCTGAAAACCTGGCAGTCCCCATGGAACCGACTGGAGTCACTATCTCCTGCCGGGTGTCTGACCCTTACTTACATGTAGTCCTGAGGAGTGTCCCTAGCGGAGAGGAGATGCTGGCCTACTATGATAACAGGATGGGCTTCTTCAGAAACCTCGCTCCTGGACAGTACCAGTGTGAAACGGCTGTGAATGGCCAGATGGTTAGAAGTCTGATTTATACAGTGAAAACTGAAG CCCCTGCGGAGATGGAAGATTTTGATGTGGAAGTAAAAGCTAGtcaggaaaatgtgaaagcTGGGCAATCTTTTAACATCATGTGTATCGCTCCCCTCGGACCCGGatttcagcagcagtggctCCATCCTAAAAAACAG GCCATGGAAGCAACTCAGACGAAACAGATTCTTCCTAACCTGGTCATCTACACCCTCAGCATCCAACACGCCACCTCTCAGGACAGCGGCACCTATGAGTGCTCCGTCACATCTGAAATAAGCGGAAAGGTTAAAGCCAGCAGTGTGGCTGTCATTGTATTTG ATGAGAACTCTTTTGTGACGCTGGACCACAGTGGAATTCAAACAATGGAGTCAATCAGCCTTATGGAGGAGACTGAGTATATTATTCTCATCAATGGCCACCCAGCCCCAAAAGTGACATGGTTGAAAGATGGAAAAGGCATGCAAGAGAACTTCTACGTCCACACCAAAACAAGCCACCTTGAGGGGAATTG GTATCAGAGCATTCTGACATTAAGGCAGCCTCTGGAGAAAGACAGCGGGAATTACACCATCACAGCTCTCAGTGGCTCTCGCTCTGCTCAGTTCTCATTTATCCTCGAAGTGAAAG CACCCACTGCAGTGATGTTCCCACCATCCTCGGCCCCCGTGCTGCTGCCACAGGAAGATGAGCTGGTTGTCCCCCTCCACTCTCCTTTCACCTTGACCTGCCGTGGAGGAGCAAGACTGGCCTGGGACACGCCACTCTATTTGCCAGAGAATACTCAGGAGGACAACAGCGGTGTGTTTGTGACCACTATCACAGTGGATAGTGCCACTGCAATGCACACCGGCTACTACGTGTGCTTCTACAGTGGAAATagcacagaggagacagaggacagcaAGATCTACATCTATGTTCCAG ATCCAGATGTTCCGTTTGTGCCATCACCGGTTCCCTTCGGTAATCACGTCCTGTCTGGCCACGAGGAGATGGAGATTCACTGTCGAGTGTCTAATCCCAATGCTAACGTGACCCTCATTAACGTTGACACCCAGCAGCCGGTACCTAGTTTTTATGACAGCAAGAGGGGGGCTTTGGGGGTATTTACGGCTGGAACCTATATGTGTAAGGCACTTATAAATGGAGAAGAACACTACAGTGAGGAGTATATCGTCCACGGTTGGACAG GTGGTTCTGGGCTCCATGTTGAGTTGACAGCCAGGCGGACTGCCTTGTTGGTGGGAGACACTATCACAGTAACCTGTCTGGCTCGGGGTTCTGAGATTCTGGAGGACCACTGGAAATATCCTGGCAAACTG gcaaATCGGGCAATCAAAACAGTCCATGAGAATAAGAGGGATCAGGAGATCCTTTACACTCTGACGATCCCACAGGCTTCAACAAAAGACAGCGGCATCTATACTTGCTCTATCACTGATGTTATTACAAATGAGAACCAGACAAAGCATCaagttatttctgtttttg CAACTGAGTTCATGTCCGTCCAGCCACGGTTCAGACAATATGAATCAGCGGAGCTGGATGAGGTCCGAGAGTTCAGGGCTGAGATCAGCTCTTTTCCTACAGCTCGGGTCACGTGGCTCAAAGATGGAATCCCGTTCAGCGACCTGACAGCAGAGATATCCACAAGTCTACGGCAGCTCAGTGAGACCAG CTACATGAGTATTCTCACCCTGATTCGGGCCAAAGAGGAGGACAGTGGGAACTACACCATGCGAGTGGAGAATGGAAACCAAAGTCAAGATATTGGCTTAATCCTGGAAGTCAAAG TGCCTGCAGTCATAGTGGACCTGATGGACATCCACCATGGTTCAGCTACAGGCCAGGCTGTGGTGTGCATTACTAGAGGGCAGCCTATTCCTGTGGTGGAGTGGTTCGTCTGCAAGAATATCAAGCA TTGTGCCAATGACTCGGCCTCCTGGTCGCCCCTCCTCACCAACTCAACGGAGATCTCGGTGGACTCCCACATCGATGAGGATAACAACCTGGAGAGCCAGGTCATGTTTGGTCATCTGGAGAACACACTAGCGGTCCGCTGCCTGGCCAGGAATGAAATGGCCGCTGTGAGCAGGGAGGTCAAACTGGTGTCTAATg GCCCTCATCCTGAActgactgtagctgctgctgtgctggtgCTCCTGGTCATTGTCATCATCTCACTCATTGTCTTGGTTGTTATTTGGAAACAG AAACCAAGATATGAGATCCGGTGGAGGGTTATTGAATCTGTGAGCCCAGATGGCCACGAGTACATCTACGTAGATCCCATGCAGCTTCCCTATGACTCAAGATGGGAGTTCCCCCGAGACAGGCTTGTGCTTG gtCGTATTCTGGGCTCGGGAGCTTTTGGAAAGGTGGTAGAAGGAACTGCTTATGGACTCAGCCGCTCCCAACCTGTCATGAAGGTGGCAGTGAAGATGCTGAAAc CCACGGCACGCTCCAGTGAGAAACAAGCCCTCATGTCTGAACTCAAGATTATGACTCATCTTGGACCTCATTTAAACATTGTCAACCTTCTGGGAGCATGCACCAAGTCAG GCCCTATCTACATTATCACAGAGTACTGCTTCTATGGGGACCTGGTCAACTACCTGCACAAGAACAGGGAGAATTTCCTGAGCCTGAAcccagagaaaaataaaaagaagctgGATATCTTTGGAATCAACCCCGCAGATGAAAGCAGCAGGAG CTATGTGATTCTGTCCTTCGAGAGCAAAGGAGACTACATGGATATGAAGCAGGCTGACAACACTCAATATGTGCCCATGCTAGAGATGAGTAACACATCCAAGTACTCCGACATCCAGAGGTCCAACTACGACCATCCGCCAGTGCAGAAAGGCTCAAGTG ATGGTGAGATAGAAACTCTGCTATCTGACGACACAAACGAAGGCCTCACCACCACCGACCTGCTCAGCTTTACCTACCAGGTGGCCAAAGGCATGGAGTTCCTGGCTTCTAAAAAT TGTGTGCATCGGGACCTTGCTGCCAGGAATGTCCTCCTTTCTCAGGGCAAAATAGTGAAGATCTGTGACTTTGGACTGGCCAGAGACATCATGCATGACAACAACTATGTCTCCAAAGGCAGC acctTTCTCCCGGTCAAGTGGATGGCACCAGAGAGTATTTTTGACAACCTGTACACCACTCTTAGTGATGTCTGGTCCTACGGCATCCTCCTCTGGGAGATATTCTCCTTAG GTGGCACCCCATACCCAGGTATGGTTGTCGATTCCAGCTTCTACAACAAGATCAAGAGTGGATATAGGATGTCCAAGCCCGAACATGCACCTCATGACGT CTATgacatgatgatgaaatgctgGAACAGCGAGCCAGAGAAGAGGCCTTCTTTCCTGGGTCTGAGTGAAACTGTAGCTTCTTTGCTACCCTCCAGCTACAAGAGG CATTATGAGAGGGTAAACCATGAGTTCCTGAAGAGCGACCACCCTGCTGTGACCCGGGTGTGCATGGAAAATGACGCATACATTGGTATCACATACAAGAACCAGGGCAAGCTGAAGGACAGGGAAAGCAGCTTCGATGAGCAGCGGCTGAGCTCAGACAGTGGCTACATTATACCCCTCCCAGACCTGGACCCTATATCTGATGAAGAGTATGGAAAGAGGAACAGACACAG CTCTCAGACATCCGAAGAGAGTGCCATTGAGACAGGTTCCAGCAGCTCCACGTTTGCTAAGCGCGAGGGTGAGACCCTGGAAGACATCACGCTGCTGGATGAGATGTGTTTGGACTGTAGTGACTTGGTAGAGGACAGCTTTCTGTGA